A single Desulfovibrio piger DNA region contains:
- a CDS encoding YggT family protein, translating to MFFVQNVILAVVDLLAIVLNLYFWVVIVAAVLSWVRPDPYNPVVRALRTLTEPVFYRVRKWLPFTYTNGIDFSPVVVLLVIQLINRIVIASLAQFAATLV from the coding sequence ATGTTTTTTGTACAGAACGTCATCCTGGCCGTGGTCGATCTGCTGGCCATAGTCCTCAATCTGTATTTCTGGGTTGTCATCGTGGCGGCCGTGCTCTCGTGGGTGCGGCCCGACCCCTACAACCCTGTGGTGCGCGCCCTGCGCACCCTGACGGAACCGGTGTTCTACCGGGTGCGGAAATGGCTGCCCTTCACCTACACCAACGGCATCGATTTCTCGCCGGTGGTGGTGCTGCTGGTCATCCAGCTCATCAACCGCATCGTCATCGCATCACTGGCCCAGTTTGCCGCTACTCTGGTGTAG
- a CDS encoding D-cysteine desulfhydrase — MNLAQFPRRGYVTTPTPIEYCPNFSKALGAGIDVYIKRDDMLPGTAGGNKTRKLDFCIAEALQKGCDTVITCGAVQSNHCRLTLSWAVHEGMDCHLVLEERVKDSYNPEASGNNFLFQLLGVKSITVVPGGSNMMEAMEKVAARLTAEGRKPYIVPGGASTPLGALGYVGCMEEIMHQMFEMGLNFDHMVVPSGSAGTHAGIIAGMIGNNINIPVTGIGVNRPKPVQENAVHTLANQTLDLLGVEARVPAEKVVAFDDYVGPGYSLPTDAMVEAVKMLAETEGILLDPVYSGKAMSGLIDLARKGYFAKGSKVLFLHTGGSPALYAYLPCFR, encoded by the coding sequence ATGAATCTTGCCCAGTTCCCCCGTCGCGGTTATGTCACCACCCCCACCCCCATCGAGTATTGTCCCAATTTCTCCAAGGCCCTGGGCGCGGGCATCGATGTCTATATCAAGCGTGACGACATGCTCCCCGGTACCGCCGGCGGCAACAAGACCCGCAAGCTGGACTTCTGCATCGCCGAGGCCCTGCAGAAAGGCTGCGACACGGTCATCACCTGCGGCGCCGTGCAGTCCAACCACTGCCGCCTGACCCTTTCCTGGGCTGTCCATGAAGGCATGGACTGCCATCTGGTGCTGGAAGAACGCGTGAAAGACAGCTACAATCCTGAAGCCTCCGGCAACAACTTCCTGTTCCAGCTGCTGGGCGTCAAGAGCATCACCGTGGTGCCCGGCGGCAGCAACATGATGGAAGCCATGGAAAAAGTGGCTGCCAGGCTGACGGCCGAAGGCAGAAAGCCCTACATCGTCCCCGGCGGTGCTTCCACGCCTCTGGGTGCCCTGGGCTATGTGGGCTGCATGGAAGAGATCATGCACCAGATGTTCGAGATGGGCCTCAACTTCGACCACATGGTCGTGCCCAGCGGCAGCGCCGGTACCCACGCCGGGATCATCGCCGGCATGATCGGCAACAACATCAACATCCCTGTCACCGGCATCGGCGTCAACCGTCCCAAGCCCGTGCAGGAAAATGCCGTGCACACCCTGGCCAACCAGACCCTGGATCTGCTGGGGGTGGAAGCCCGCGTGCCTGCCGAAAAGGTCGTGGCTTTTGACGACTATGTGGGCCCCGGCTACTCCCTGCCCACGGACGCCATGGTCGAAGCCGTCAAGATGCTGGCCGAGACCGAAGGCATCCTGCTGGACCCCGTGTACTCCGGCAAGGCCATGTCCGGCCTGATCGACCTGGCTCGCAAGGGCTATTTCGCCAAGGGCTCCAAGGTGCTGTTCCTGCACACCGGCGGTTCGCCGGCTCTGTACGCCTATCTGCCCTGCTTCCGCTAA
- the pdxT gene encoding pyridoxal 5'-phosphate synthase glutaminase subunit PdxT, whose amino-acid sequence MARIGVLALQGAFREHAAALRRLGADVREVRQLKDMEGLEGMVIPGGESTTIGKLLVEWDMLEPLRRRILDGMPVYGSCAGLILLCKEIEGSGQPRLGVLDATVRRNAFGRQVDSFETDLHIDGLAGGPLRAVFIRAPLISRVGEDVQVLARLDADRGERIVAVRQGHVLATSFHPELTPDLRLHRYFLDMLA is encoded by the coding sequence ATGGCCCGTATCGGAGTCCTGGCCCTGCAGGGGGCCTTCCGCGAACATGCCGCGGCACTGCGCCGTCTGGGCGCCGATGTCCGCGAAGTACGCCAGCTCAAGGACATGGAAGGCCTTGAGGGCATGGTCATCCCCGGCGGCGAAAGCACCACCATCGGCAAGCTGCTGGTGGAATGGGACATGCTGGAACCGCTGCGCCGGCGCATCCTGGACGGCATGCCCGTCTACGGCAGCTGCGCGGGCCTGATCCTGCTCTGCAAGGAGATCGAAGGCTCCGGCCAGCCGCGCCTGGGCGTGCTGGACGCCACCGTGCGCCGCAACGCCTTCGGCCGTCAGGTGGACAGCTTCGAGACCGACCTGCACATCGACGGTCTGGCCGGCGGGCCCCTGCGGGCCGTGTTCATCCGCGCGCCGCTCATCAGCCGCGTGGGCGAGGACGTGCAGGTGCTGGCCCGTCTGGACGCCGACCGCGGCGAACGCATCGTGGCCGTGCGCCAGGGCCATGTGCTGGCCACCTCCTTCCACCCCGAACTGACCCCGGACCTGCGCCTGCACCGGTACTTCCTGGACATGCTGGCCTGA
- a CDS encoding GntR family transcriptional regulator produces MVFKKQTYSTVVADYIKRQIQQGELLPGQAIKEVALAEHLGISRAPVREALESLVQEGLVTSEPQKGKRVRLMSPEEIRNSYNVGGILEATGVADSLPDWSDAEVDELERVLKDMHKSNPSSGGQLGLTELDDIFHGRLLMHCHNPYLVDLARHSCSTISKYLMYRQWTAFYSFNELYERHVMLVEAMRSRDRAAVWKKIREHYEELGAYMAQLMEKSDWTQE; encoded by the coding sequence ATGGTATTCAAAAAACAGACGTATTCCACTGTGGTTGCGGACTACATCAAACGGCAGATCCAGCAGGGCGAGTTGCTGCCGGGACAGGCCATCAAGGAGGTGGCGCTTGCCGAGCACCTGGGCATCAGCCGGGCGCCCGTCCGCGAGGCCCTGGAAAGCCTGGTGCAGGAAGGCCTGGTGACTTCGGAGCCGCAAAAGGGCAAGCGGGTCCGCCTGATGTCGCCGGAAGAGATCAGGAACAGCTACAATGTCGGCGGGATACTGGAGGCCACAGGCGTGGCCGACAGCCTGCCCGACTGGAGCGATGCGGAAGTGGACGAACTGGAACGCGTCCTCAAGGACATGCATAAAAGCAACCCGTCGTCCGGGGGGCAGCTGGGACTGACCGAGCTGGATGACATCTTCCACGGCAGGCTGCTCATGCATTGCCACAATCCCTATCTTGTGGATCTGGCACGCCATTCCTGCTCTACCATCTCCAAATATCTGATGTACCGGCAGTGGACGGCCTTCTACTCGTTCAATGAACTCTACGAACGGCATGTGATGCTGGTGGAGGCCATGCGGAGCAGGGACAGGGCGGCTGTGTGGAAAAAGATCCGTGAGCACTATGAGGAGCTTGGGGCGTATATGGCCCAGCTGATGGAAAAATCAGACTGGACACAGGAATAG
- a CDS encoding HAD family hydrolase, with protein sequence MGRLFPHGLTGIIFDCDGVMIDSRAANAIFYNKVLAALGLPPLTPEQDAYTFMATARQALEYIVPPEMHRRMYEVVRTKVIYSRDIVPLLQIYPGYREFLELARGHGMRLAVHTNRTAEGMQRVLDFLALPSYFNPVVTATDAAPKPAPDGVRLILEQWGADPAQVLFVGDSPNDQKAATAAGVVFAAFGGDLQGPLAAAGYDELAGLLQNEWE encoded by the coding sequence ATGGGCAGACTTTTCCCGCACGGCCTCACCGGCATCATCTTCGACTGTGACGGGGTCATGATCGATTCCCGCGCCGCCAACGCCATCTTTTACAACAAGGTGCTGGCGGCCCTGGGACTGCCGCCCCTGACCCCGGAGCAGGATGCCTATACGTTCATGGCCACGGCGCGGCAGGCGCTGGAATACATCGTGCCTCCCGAGATGCACCGGCGCATGTATGAAGTGGTGCGGACAAAGGTCATCTATTCACGCGACATCGTCCCCCTGCTGCAGATCTATCCCGGTTACCGGGAATTCCTCGAGCTTGCCCGCGGCCACGGCATGCGCCTGGCCGTGCATACCAACAGAACTGCGGAAGGGATGCAAAGGGTTCTGGACTTTTTGGCGTTGCCCTCCTATTTTAATCCTGTAGTCACGGCAACGGATGCCGCCCCCAAGCCCGCCCCGGACGGCGTGCGGCTGATCCTTGAACAGTGGGGGGCCGATCCTGCGCAGGTGCTTTTTGTGGGCGACAGCCCCAATGACCAGAAAGCCGCCACTGCCGCTGGCGTCGTGTTCGCGGCATTCGGCGGGGATCTGCAGGGCCCGCTCGCGGCGGCCGGTTATGACGAACTGGCCGGGCTGCTGCAAAATGAATGGGAGTAG
- a CDS encoding RidA family protein has protein sequence MKHIIHTSKAPAAIGPYSQGNRAGDTVYLSGQLGIDPATGKLAEGGVGAQARQSLKNVQALLAEVGATEKNVVKTTVFLTSMADFQEVNEAYAAVFDTDCPARSCVAVKELPLNGLVEIEAIVVL, from the coding sequence ATGAAGCACATCATCCACACCAGCAAGGCGCCCGCGGCCATCGGCCCCTACTCCCAGGGCAACCGGGCCGGAGATACCGTCTACCTTTCCGGCCAGCTGGGCATCGACCCCGCAACCGGCAAACTGGCTGAAGGCGGTGTAGGCGCCCAGGCCCGCCAGTCCCTGAAGAATGTCCAGGCGCTGCTGGCTGAAGTGGGAGCCACGGAAAAGAACGTCGTCAAAACCACCGTGTTCCTGACCAGCATGGCCGACTTCCAGGAAGTCAACGAAGCCTACGCGGCTGTTTTCGACACGGACTGCCCCGCCCGGTCCTGCGTTGCTGTCAAGGAACTGCCCCTCAACGGGCTTGTGGAAATCGAAGCCATCGTCGTCCTGTAG
- a CDS encoding DUF465 domain-containing protein — MDQHEIELIEQLLPTDPELKSLWEDHVLYSKQVDKLEAKAFRTPTEEQTLKQLKKQKLEGKTKLMELLDSHRAGA; from the coding sequence ATGGATCAGCATGAAATTGAACTCATCGAACAGCTACTGCCCACTGATCCGGAGCTGAAATCCCTATGGGAAGACCACGTCCTTTACAGCAAGCAGGTAGACAAGCTGGAAGCCAAGGCTTTCCGTACTCCCACCGAGGAACAGACCCTGAAGCAGCTTAAGAAACAGAAACTTGAAGGCAAAACCAAGCTCATGGAGCTCTTGGATAGCCATCGCGCCGGAGCATAA
- the pdxS gene encoding pyridoxal 5'-phosphate synthase lyase subunit PdxS → MEQGTIRLKTGLAEMLKGGVIMDVTTPEQAKIAEEAGACAVMALERVPADIRAAGGIARMADPTIVKRIMEVVSIPVMAKARIGHFVEARILEALGVDYIDESEVLTPADDRYHIDKRDFTVPFVCGCRNLGEALRRIAEGAAMIRTKGEPGTGNVVEAVRHCRQVMDEIRVLCSLPEAEVPNFAKENGAPLEVCLAVRKEGRLPVVNFAAGGIATPADAAMMMHLGCDGVFVGSGIFKSGDPAKRARAIVQAVTNYKDYALLAEISRDLGEAMVGIDISTIPPAERMQERGW, encoded by the coding sequence ATGGAACAGGGCACCATTCGCCTGAAGACCGGTCTTGCAGAAATGCTCAAGGGTGGCGTCATCATGGACGTGACCACCCCCGAACAGGCGAAGATCGCCGAAGAAGCCGGCGCCTGCGCCGTCATGGCCCTTGAACGCGTCCCGGCCGACATCCGCGCCGCCGGCGGCATCGCCCGCATGGCCGACCCCACCATCGTCAAGCGCATCATGGAAGTGGTGAGCATCCCCGTCATGGCCAAGGCCCGCATCGGCCATTTCGTGGAGGCCCGCATCCTTGAGGCCCTGGGCGTGGACTACATCGACGAGAGCGAAGTGCTGACCCCCGCCGATGACCGGTATCATATCGACAAGCGCGACTTCACCGTGCCCTTCGTCTGCGGCTGCCGCAACCTGGGCGAGGCCCTGCGCCGCATCGCCGAAGGCGCGGCCATGATCCGCACCAAGGGCGAGCCCGGCACCGGCAACGTGGTGGAAGCCGTGCGCCATTGCCGCCAGGTCATGGACGAGATCCGCGTGCTCTGCTCCCTGCCCGAGGCCGAAGTGCCCAATTTCGCCAAGGAAAACGGCGCTCCCCTGGAAGTCTGCCTGGCCGTGCGCAAGGAAGGCCGCCTGCCTGTGGTGAACTTTGCCGCCGGCGGCATCGCCACCCCCGCCGACGCCGCCATGATGATGCATCTGGGCTGCGACGGCGTGTTCGTGGGCTCCGGCATCTTCAAGTCCGGCGATCCGGCCAAGCGTGCCCGCGCCATCGTGCAGGCCGTGACCAACTACAAGGACTATGCCCTGCTGGCCGAGATCTCCCGCGACCTGGGCGAAGCCATGGTGGGCATCGACATCTCCACCATCCCGCCGGCCGAACGCATGCAGGAGCGGGGCTGGTAG